One window from the genome of Macaca fascicularis isolate 582-1 chromosome 7, T2T-MFA8v1.1 encodes:
- the LOC102138802 gene encoding olfactory receptor 4F4, producing MSGVSCPPPSLLFIIPVKPGLGHFFHIKVTEAAISWNESTSETNNSIVTEFIFLGLSDSQELQIFLFVLFLVFYGGIVFGNLLIVITVVSDSHLHSPMYLLLANLSVIDLSLSSVTAPKMITDFFSQRKAISFKGSLVQIFLLHFFGGSEMVILIAMGFDRYVAICRPLHYTTIMCGSACVGIMAVAWGIGFLHSVSQLAFAVHLPFCGPNEVDSFYCDLPRVIKLACTDTYKLDIMVIVNSGVLTVCSFVLLIISYTIILMTIQHRPSDRSSKALSTLTAHITVVLLFFGPCVFISAWPFPIKSLDKFLAVFYSVITPLLNPIIYTLRNKDMKTAIRRLRKWDVHSIKS from the exons ATGTCCGGTGTTTCTTGCccacctccttctctcctttttatAATACCAGTGAAACCTGGTTTGGGGCATTTCTTTCACATAAAG GTAACTGAAGCAGCTATTTCCTGGAATGAATCAACGAGTGAAACAAATAATTCCATAGTGACTGAATTCATTTTTCTGGGTCTCTCTGATTCTCAGGAACTCCAAATCTTCCTATTTGTGTTGTTTCTTGTATTCTATGGAGGAATCGTGTTTGGAAACCTTCTTATTGTCATAACAGTGGTATCTGACTCCCACCTTCACTCTCCCATGTACTTGCTGCTAGCCAACCTCTCAGTCATTGATCTGTCTCTGTCTTCAGTCACAGCCCCCAAGATGATTACTGACTTTTTCAGCCAGCGCAAAGCCATCTCTTTCAAGGGCTCCCTTGTTCAgatatttctccttcacttctttGGTGGGAGTGAGATGGTAATCCTCATAGCCATGGGCTTTGACAGATATGTAGCAATATGCAGACCCCTGCACTATACTACAATTATGTGTGGCAGTGCATGTGTCGGCATTATGGCTGTTGCATGGGGAATTGGCTTTCTCCATTCAGTGAGCCAGTTGGCCTTTGCCGTTCACTTACCCTTCTGTGGTCCCAATGAGGTCGATAGCTTTTATTGTGACCTTCCTAGGGTAATCAAACTTGCCTGTACAGATACCTACAAGCTAGATATTATGGTCATTGTTAACAGTGGTGTGCTCACTGTGTGTTCTTTTGTTCTTCTAATCATCTCATACACTATCATCCTAATGACCATCCAACATCGCCCTTCAGATAGGTCATCCAAAGCTCTGTCCACTTTGACTGCTCACATCACAGTAGTTCTTTTGTTCTTTGGACCatgtgtctttatttctgcctggCCATTCCCCATCAAGTCATTAGATAAATTCCTTGCTGTATTTTATTCTGTGATCACCCCTCTCTTGAACCCAATTATATACACACTGAGGAACAAAGACATGAAGACTGCAATAAGACGGCTGAGAAAATGGGATGTGCATTCTATAAAGTCTTAA